A segment of the Streptomyces sp. P9-A2 genome:
TTCCGCAACGAACTCGTCTCGACCGGCTTCGGCACGAACATCGGCATGCTGATCGACACCTCCCGCAACGGCTGGGGAGGCACCGCCCGGCCCGCCGGACCGGGCGCGACGACCAGCGTCGACACCTACATCGACGGTGGACGCTACGACCGCCGCATCCACATCGGCAACTGGTGCAACCAGTCGGGCGCCGGACTCGGCGAACGCCCGAAGGCGGCACCGGAGACCGGTATCGACGCCTACGTGTGGATGAAGCCCCCGGGCGAGTCCGACGGGGCCAGCAAGGCCATCCCGAACGACGAGGGCAAGGGCTTCGACCGGATGTGCGACCCGACCTACACGGGCACCCCGCGCAACGGGAACAACCTCACCGGCGCCCTGCCGGACGCCCCGGTCTCCGGTCACTGGTTCTCGGCCCAGTTCCAGCAGCTCATGCGAAACGCGTACCCGACGCTGCCCTGACCGGCGGTCCGACCGGCCGGCCGACCTCCGGCTGACTCCGTTCCACCGATGGACCCCGGTCCGCCGGGGGCCGGGCCGCGCGCCCGTTCCCCGGCGGATCCCTCACGCCCGTACGGGCGATTTCGGGAAACCGCTTTGCCGGAGCGGCAACAATACTGGCCTCTCTCCGGTGCGTCGGCCCACCCTGTCCGCATCCCAGCGGAGAGGCTGACCCCCATGGCGTACCACGACCACCCCCACGGCGAGCACCGGCACGGCGAGCGGCACGGCCACCACCACGGCCACCGCACCACGGACACCGGGACCGGCTGGGCGAAGAGGGCCTCCCTGCTCGAATCGGAGGCCGAACTGTTCACGCCCCTGTACGAACGGGCCCTCGGCTGGCTCGCGAAGGAGGTGACGGAGCCGGGACTGATCGTGGACGCGGGCAGCGGGCCGGGCGTCATCTCGTGCCTGTTCGCCGAGGTCTTCGAGGGCGCCCGCATCGTGGCCGCCGACGGCTCCGCCCCGCTGCTCGAACGGGCGGCGGAGCGCGCCGCTCGCTACGGCGCCGGCGACCGCTTCGGCACCCTCGCCGGTGAACTTCCCGGTGTGCTCGACGAACTGGAGTACCCGGCCGACCTGTTGTGGGCCGGCCGCGGCGTCCATCACCTGGGCGACCAGCGCGCCGCACTCGCCGCCTTCGCCGCCCGGCTCGCGCCCGGCGGCACGCTGGCCGTCATGGAGGGCGGCCTGCCCGCCCGGTACCTGCCGCGTGACATCGGCATCGGCAGGCCGGGACTCCAGGCCCGCATCGACGCCGTGGAGGCCGACCGGTTCACCCGCATGCGCACCGAACTGCCGGGCTCCGTCGCGCACACCGAGGACTGGCCCGCCCTGCTGGCCGCGGCCGGACTGCACCACAGCCGCTCCCGCACCTTCCTCCTCGACCTCCCCGCCCCGGCCGGCGACCGCGTCCGTGCCCACGTCGTCGCGACCCTCACCCGCACCCGCGACAGACTCGCCGGGGAACTGGACACCGACGACCGCGCCACCCTCGACCGTCTCCTGGACCCGGCCGACGAGGCGAGCCTGCACCACCGCCCCGACGTCTTCTTCCTGGCGGCCCACACGGTCCACACGGCCGTCCGCCCGGTCTGACCCGTGCCGTCCGTCCGGCCCGGGTGACCAGGTCTCGAGAGCCCGGTCCGGCGGCGCGAGCTTGACTTGAAGCGCTCTCCAAGTGATGTACTCCCCGCTACTCGACGACACACAGGGGGATCCATGACCGACTCACCGGTCACGCTCATCACCGGCGGGGGCAGTGGCATCGGCGCCGCAGTGGCCCGGCGGCTGCTGGACGCGGGGGAGCGGGTGGCCGTCACGGGCCGCGGCGAGGAGCGGCTGCGCGGCTTCGCGAAGGAGCTGGGGGAGCCGGAAGGGCTGGTGACGATCCCCGGGAACGCGGCCGAGTACGACGACGTGTGGTCGGCGGTCGACACCGCGCTGAAGGCATTCGGTCGACTGGACACAGTCGTCGCCAACGCCGGTTTCGCCACCCACGATTCGGTCGCCGAGGGCGACCCCGCCGGGTGGACCGAGATGGTGCTGACCAACGTTCTCGGCCCCGCCCTGCTGATCAGGGCCTCCATCGACGCCCTGAAGGAGACCCGCGGACGGATCGTCCTGGTCGGTAGCGTCGCCGGGTTCGTGCCGACGCCGGGAAACCTCTACGGTGCGACGAAGTGGGCGGTGACCGGGCTCGCCGAGAATGCCCGGCGGGAGGTCACCGAGTGGGGCGTCGGGGTCACCCTCGTCGCGCCCGGCCGCGTGGAGACCCCTTTCTGGGACTCCTACGGCAGCCTCCCGCCCGGCCATCTGCTCACCGCCGACCAGATCGCGGAGTCGATCGTGTGGGCGATGCGGCAGCCGACCGGAGTGGACGTCAACACCGTGGTCGTCCGTCCCGTGGGCCAGCCCAACTGACGAGCCCCGCCCGGTCAAACGGCCGGACAGGGGGGGGCGGCGGCCTTCCCCCTCGGGAGGGGGAAGGCCGCCGCCGTGTCCGTGGCCCGAAAGGCCCGGGCGGGTGCGGAGGTCAGTTCACCGTCGCCGGGTCCGGGCCCAGACGGCGGTCCTCGTCGAGGGCGCTGATCGCCGCGAGGTCCTCCGCGTCCAGGCTGAAGCCGAACACGTCGATGTTCTCCTTGATCCGCGACGGCGTCACCGACTTGGGGATGACGATGTTGCCGAGCTGGAGGTGCCAGCGCAGCACGACCTGCGCCGCGGTACGCCCGTGCTTGCGGGCGATGGCCACGATCGCCGGGACTTCCAGCAGGTCCTTGCCCTGACCGAGTGGCGACCATGCCTCCGTGGCGATGCCCCGCTCCGCGTGGTACTCCCGCGCGGCGGACTGCTGGAGATGCGGGTGCAGCTCGATCTGGTTGACGGCCGGTACGACCGACGTCTCCTCGAGCAGGCGCTCCAGGTACTCGGGCAGGAAGTTGGACACGCCGATGGCACGGACCCGGCCCTCGGCGTACAGCTTCTCGAACGCCCGGTACGTGTCGACATAGCGGTCGCGGGCCGGTGTCGGCCAGTGGATGAGGTACAGGTCCACGTAGTCCAGGCCGAGCTTGGACAGGGAGGCGTCGAAACCGCGCAGGGTGGCGTCGTACCCCTGGGCGTCGTTCCAGAGCTTGGTGGTGACGAAGAGGTCCTCGCGGGGAACGCCCGAGGCGGCGACGGCCCTGCCGGTGCCCTCCTCGTTGCCGTACGCCGCAGCGGTGTCGATGCTGCGATAGCCCGCCTCCAGCGCCGCCGCGACGGCCGTCTCGGCTTCGGCGTCCGGTACCTGCCAGACGCCGAAACCCAGTTGGGGCATCGCGACGCCGTTGTTCAGGGTGATCGGGGGGACCATGCTCACGAGCTCTCGATCCTTCGGTCGGGGTCCGGTGGAACTCCCATGGTCAACGATCATCGTCCGTGATGCATTCCTGACGGCACAATTCGTGTGCCGTGAGCGCACTTCCGGGGCGCGGAGCACCACCGTGCGGCGCTACCTCACGTGCGGTACAGCGCCTCGACCTCTTCCTCGTAGGCTTTCTCGATCGCCCTGCGCTTCAGCTTCAGCGACGGCGTGAGCAGCCCGTGCTCCTCGGTGAACGGCTGCGCCAGAATCCGGAAGGTCCGGATCGACTCCGCCTGCGAGAGCAGGGTGTTGGCCGTCACCACCGCCCGCCGCACCTCCGCCTCCAGCGCCGCGTCCCGCACCAGTTCGGCCGATGACAGGCCCGGCTCGCCGCGCATCGACAGCCAGTGCTCGACCACCTCCGTGTCCAGGGTGACCAGGGCGGCGACGTACGGGCGGTCGTTGCCGACGACGATGCACTGGTTCACCAGCGGATGGTCCCGCACCCGCTGCTCCAGCAGCCCCGGCGAGACGCTCTTGCCGCCCGAGGTCACCAGGATCTCCTTCGTGCGCCCGGTGATGGTGAGATAGCCGTCCTCGTCCAGGGAACCCAGGTCGCCGGTGGCCGGCCAGCCGTCGCGCAGGGTCTCGCCGGTGGCCCTGGGATGGTTGAGACAGCCCTGGAAGACGGTGCCGCCGTTGAGCCAGATCTCGCCGTCGTCCCCGAGACGCACGCTCACCCCCGGAATGGGCCGGCCGACCGTGCCGTACCGGGTCCGCTCGGGCGGGTTGGCGGTGGCGGCCGCCGTCGACTCGGTCAGCCCGTACCCCTCGTAGACATGTACGCCCGCGCCCGCGAAGAACAGCCCGAGCCGGCGGTCCATCGCCGAACCGCCCGACATGGCGTGCCGGATCCTCCCGCCCATCGCGTCGCGGATCTTCGCGTAGACCAGTTTGTCGAACAGCTGATGCCGCATCCGCAGGGACGCCGAGGGGCCGGGCCCGATGCCCCAGGCTTTCGCCTCGACGGCGTCCGCGTACCTGACGGCCACCTCGACGGCCCGCTCGAACGGCCCCGAGCGGCCCTCCCGCTCCGCCTTGCGCCGGCCGGATCCCGGGCGGTACCCCGGTCGGCGGGTCCCGGTCAGCGGGCCCGGCCGCCGGTGCGGTGCAGGCGGTCGCCACCCGACAGGACCGCCGCCGCCAGCGCGTGCGCCGCGCCCTGCGCGGAGGGGTGCCGCCGGCCGTGCGCCACCACGAAGTCGACCCGGCCCGGCTCCGGCAGCCCCGCCCGGTCCGGCATCCGCACCAGCCCCGGCGGGATCATCCCGTGCGCGTGCACCATCACGCCGAGCCCGGCGCGGGCCGCCGCGATCAGGCCGTTGAGGCTGCCGCTGGTGCAGACGATCCGCCACTCACGGCCCTGCCGCTCCAGCGCCCGCAGCGCGAGCTCGCGGGTGATGCCCGGCGGCGGGTAGGCGATCAGCGGCACCGGACGGCCGGGATCGAGACGCAGCCCCTGCGCACCGATCCACACCAGCTCGTCGTGCCACACCAGATCGCCCCGTGGGTCCTTCGGCCACCGCTTCGCGAGCACCAGGTCCAGCTCGCCCGCGGCCAGCTTCTCGTGCAGCGTGCCCGACAGCTCGACCGTCAGCTCCAGATCGACCTCTGGGTGCTCGTGGCAGAACCGCTCCAGGATCTCCGGCAGCCGGGTCAGGACGAAGTCCTCCGACGCGCCGAACCGCACCCGGCCGCGCAGCCGGGTGCCGGTGAAGAACTGCGCCGCCTGCTCGTGCACGTCCAGGATCCGCCGCGCGAAGCCCAGCATCGCCTCGCCGTCCCCGGTGAGCTCCACCGAGTGCGTGTCCCGGGTGAACAGCTGCCGCCCGGTGGCGTCCTCCAGCCGCCGCACATGCTGGCTGACCGTCGACTGCCGCAGCCCGAGACGGCGCGCCGCCCGCGTGAAGGACAGCGTCCGCGCCACGGACAGGAAGGTCCGCAGCTGCGTCGGGTCGTACATCGCGTCCGCCATCCCGGCAGACTAACGCGGCTATCGCGATACGTGATGACAGTGAGAGCGGTATACGGGATTCCCGATCACGGAGGGAGGGAGCAGGATGGGGAGGGGCTCCGCGTGCCCGTACGGGGGCGTCCCGGCGGAACCCAGTGGACCCGAGCGCGCGCCGGAGTGCGTTCCCGAGTGAGTGGAGCAAGTGAAACACCGTGAAACGCCCGCACTGGCCGAGCCGGATGCCGGTCGACCCGTACATCCTGCTCCTGCTCGGGACGGTGGGCCTGGCCGCGCTGCTCCCGGCGCGAGGCACCGGCGCCGACATCGCCTCCGGTGCCTCCACCGCGGCCATCGCCCTCCTCTTCTTCCTCTACGGAGCCCGCCTCTCCACCCGTGAGGCACTGGACGGACTGAGGCACTGGCGGCTTCACGGCACCGTCCTGGCCTGTACCTTCGTCGTCTTCCCGCTGCTCGGCCTGGCCGCCCGCGGCTTCGTCCCGGCCGGGATTCTGAGCGAGCCCCTCTATCAGGGCCTGCTCTTCCTCACCCTCGTCCCGTCCACCATCCAGTCGTCGATCGCCTTCACCTCCCTCGCCCGCGGCAACGTGCTCGCCGCGATCTGCGCCGGCTCCTTCTCCTCACTGGCCGGCATCGTGGCGACCCCGCTGCTGGCGGCGGCGCTGCTCGGCGGGGGCGGGGGCAGCGACGGGAGCCTGGGCGCCGGCGGGTTCTCCGCCGGCTCGGTGACGAAGATCGTGCTGCAACTGCTGGTGCCGTTCGTCGCCGGGCAGGTGCTGCGCCGCTGGGTGGGGGAGTTCGTCCTTCGCCACCGCAAGGTGCTCGGGCTCGTCGACCGGGGCTCGATCCTGCTCGTCGTCTACACCGCGTTCAGCCAGGGCATGGTCGAGGGCATCTGGCACCAGGTGAGCCCGGCCCGGCTCGGCGGACTGCTCGCCGTGGAGGCCGTCCTCCTTGCCGCGATGCTGCTGCTGACCTGGTACGGGGCCAAGGCGCTGAAGTTCGGCCGGGCGGACCGGATCGCGATCCAGTTCGCCGGTTCGAAGAAGTCCCTGGCCGCCGGACTGCCCATGGCGAGCGTGCTGTTCGGTGCGCAGGCCTCGCTGGCCGTGCTGCCGCTGATGCTGTTCCACCAGACGCAGCTCATGGTGTGCGCGGTGATCGCCAAACGCCGCTCGCGTGACCTCGCCGGCCCGCCCGAGGCCGCCTCCCCGGCGGTTGCCGGGGAGGTCACCGTCCCGGTCCCAGCCGGATCGTCACGAACCGGGGCCGGTACAGGGACACGTTCCGGCTGAGCATCGCGGCGGCGCCGGCGCCGGGCGGCTCGAGCAGGTTCACGTCGTAGCTGAGCACCAGCCGTCCGTCACCGCTCAGCTCCGGGTGCGTCTGCGGGTTGTACGCGCCGGTCCCGCCGTGCGGCAGCGCGGGGCCGAACTCCTTCGCCGGGCCGTGCCACGGCCCGGCGGGGGAGCAGGACCAGTACGACGTCACCGTGGTCAGCCCCTTGACGCCCGTGGCCATCGTGAACAGCACATACGTCCCGCCCTCCCGTACCACCGAGAAGGCGCTGCCCACACCGGTGTGCTGCCCGTCCCCGAGCACCGGGTGCGGGCGGGCGCGGGTCTGCCATGCCGTGCCGTCCCAGTACTCCCAGGCGGCCGGGTCTGCGAGCCCGCCCTCCGGGACCCGCGCCACATACGCCCGCGAGGCCTCGCGGGCCACGGCCCGGCCGTCGTCGCCGCCGAAGACGTACGTCCAGCCGTCCTCCTCGACCAGGGTCGTGCCGAACAGCACCCGCCGGGACGGATCGGGCACCTCCCGCTGGTCGAGCACCGTCTCCACCGACTCCAGGCGCAGGCCGGGCAGGGAGAGCGTGGCGACCTCGGTGGCGGTGGGCACCCCGTAGATCCACGGGGACCGCCCCGCCGTACGCACCCACAGCAGGACGCGGACGACCTGCTCCGTGGAACCTGGGGTGCGGGGCTCGACCCGGGCACCGACCGGCCAGCGCCACTGGTCCGGGGCGGGATCGGGGAAGAGCGGGGCGGAAAGCGTCGACTCCAGCCGGCCGTCGCGCATCAGGACGGCCGAGTTGCGCACCATCGGCGCGGTCATGTCCCGCCAGGCGTACGACTCGCCGACCGGGTTGGGCGGGCTGTGCACGCGGCCCAGAAACGTGTCGGAGAACAGCCACAGCAGCCGGCCGTCGGGCAGCCGCACCGAGTGCGTTCCGTCGCCGCCCGTCCAGTCGTCGATGCGGGCGCCGTCGTCGCCGTAGCGGGCGAACTCGGAGGTGAGGGCGTCGTCCTCGGCCCAGGATGCGACGGTGCGCGGAGTGCAGGCACCACCGCCGTCCTGCCGCCCGTCGTCGCGGTCCGGGAGGCCGAGGACCAGCACGGTCCCCAGGGCCAGGGCCAGGGCCAGGAACAGGGCCAGGGCCAGGCCGGCCCAGGGGTCTGCTCCCCGTTGTGGCCGCCGCGGTGGTGTCCGTGGCGGTGACGGTGGCTGTGTCGGGGTCTCCGTGCGTGTTCCTGCGCGTGCTGGCGCTGCGTCGTCGGGCACGCTCCGGGACGTTAGTGGCAGGAGTGGTCCGGGTCCATGGCGCCTGCCGCCCTGCCGCCCTGCCGTCCTGCCGTCCTGCCGCCCTGCCGCCCTGCCGTCCCGACGCCGACGCGTGCACCAGGGCGCGGTGGCCCGTGGGTTCGAGGCGGGGCCCCCGCGGCGCAGGGGGCGCTCCCCGCCGGCAGGGACCCCGCCGCCGTGCCGCGGGGACCGGTCAGCCCTGGGAGGCCGCCGCCCTCAGGACTACGCGGTCCTCACCCGCGTACACGTTCATGGAGCTGCCCCGCAGGAACCCGACCAGCGTCAGACCCGTCTCCGCCGCCAGGTCCACGGCCAGCGAGGACGGCGCCGAGACGGCCGCGAGCACGGGGACGCCCGCCATGACCGCCTTCTGCGCCAGCTCGAAGGAGGCACGGCCGGAGACCATCAGGACGGTCCGGGACAGCGGCAGGTCCCCGCCCTGCAGGGCGCGGCCGACCAGCTTGTCGACCGCGTTGTGCCGGCCCACGTCCTCCCGGACGTCCAGCAGCTCCCCGGCCTCGTCGAACAGGGCCGCCGCGTGCAGGCCGCCCGTCCGGTCGAAGACCCGCTGGGAGGCGCGCAGCCGGTCGGGCAGGCTCGCCAGCAGCTCCGGACCGACGCGCAGCGGCGGGCTGTCGGCGATGGGATGGCGGGTCGTGGTGCGCACCGCGTCCAGACTCGCCTTGCCGCACAGGCCGCAGGACGAGGTCGTGTACACGTTCCGCTCGAGCGTGATGTCCGGGATCCGTACACCGGGGGCGGTCTGCACGTCGACCACGTTGTACGTGTTCACCCCGTCCGCCCGCGCGCCCGCGCAGTACACGACGTTCCGCAGATCGGACGCCGTCGCCAGGACCCCCTCGCTCACCAGGAAGCCGACGGCCAGCGCGAAGTCGTCACCCGGGGTGCGCATCGTGATCGCCAGCGGCTTCCCGTTCAGCCGGATCTCCAGGGGCTCCTCGGCGACGAGCGTGTCCGGGCGGCTGGACACCACCCCGTCCCGGATGCGGACCACCCTGCGTCGTTCTGTGACTC
Coding sequences within it:
- a CDS encoding aldo/keto reductase is translated as MVPPITLNNGVAMPQLGFGVWQVPDAEAETAVAAALEAGYRSIDTAAAYGNEEGTGRAVAASGVPREDLFVTTKLWNDAQGYDATLRGFDASLSKLGLDYVDLYLIHWPTPARDRYVDTYRAFEKLYAEGRVRAIGVSNFLPEYLERLLEETSVVPAVNQIELHPHLQQSAAREYHAERGIATEAWSPLGQGKDLLEVPAIVAIARKHGRTAAQVVLRWHLQLGNIVIPKSVTPSRIKENIDVFGFSLDAEDLAAISALDEDRRLGPDPATVN
- a CDS encoding SDR family oxidoreductase, whose product is MTDSPVTLITGGGSGIGAAVARRLLDAGERVAVTGRGEERLRGFAKELGEPEGLVTIPGNAAEYDDVWSAVDTALKAFGRLDTVVANAGFATHDSVAEGDPAGWTEMVLTNVLGPALLIRASIDALKETRGRIVLVGSVAGFVPTPGNLYGATKWAVTGLAENARREVTEWGVGVTLVAPGRVETPFWDSYGSLPPGHLLTADQIAESIVWAMRQPTGVDVNTVVVRPVGQPN
- a CDS encoding LysR family transcriptional regulator yields the protein MYDPTQLRTFLSVARTLSFTRAARRLGLRQSTVSQHVRRLEDATGRQLFTRDTHSVELTGDGEAMLGFARRILDVHEQAAQFFTGTRLRGRVRFGASEDFVLTRLPEILERFCHEHPEVDLELTVELSGTLHEKLAAGELDLVLAKRWPKDPRGDLVWHDELVWIGAQGLRLDPGRPVPLIAYPPPGITRELALRALERQGREWRIVCTSGSLNGLIAAARAGLGVMVHAHGMIPPGLVRMPDRAGLPEPGRVDFVVAHGRRHPSAQGAAHALAAAVLSGGDRLHRTGGRAR
- a CDS encoding bile acid:sodium symporter family protein produces the protein MPVDPYILLLLGTVGLAALLPARGTGADIASGASTAAIALLFFLYGARLSTREALDGLRHWRLHGTVLACTFVVFPLLGLAARGFVPAGILSEPLYQGLLFLTLVPSTIQSSIAFTSLARGNVLAAICAGSFSSLAGIVATPLLAAALLGGGGGSDGSLGAGGFSAGSVTKIVLQLLVPFVAGQVLRRWVGEFVLRHRKVLGLVDRGSILLVVYTAFSQGMVEGIWHQVSPARLGGLLAVEAVLLAAMLLLTWYGAKALKFGRADRIAIQFAGSKKSLAAGLPMASVLFGAQASLAVLPLMLFHQTQLMVCAVIAKRRSRDLAGPPEAASPAVAGEVTVPVPAGSSRTGAGTGTRSG
- a CDS encoding class I SAM-dependent methyltransferase, with the protein product MAYHDHPHGEHRHGERHGHHHGHRTTDTGTGWAKRASLLESEAELFTPLYERALGWLAKEVTEPGLIVDAGSGPGVISCLFAEVFEGARIVAADGSAPLLERAAERAARYGAGDRFGTLAGELPGVLDELEYPADLLWAGRGVHHLGDQRAALAAFAARLAPGGTLAVMEGGLPARYLPRDIGIGRPGLQARIDAVEADRFTRMRTELPGSVAHTEDWPALLAAAGLHHSRSRTFLLDLPAPAGDRVRAHVVATLTRTRDRLAGELDTDDRATLDRLLDPADEASLHHRPDVFFLAAHTVHTAVRPV
- a CDS encoding DUF4185 domain-containing protein, translating into MALALFLALALALGTVLVLGLPDRDDGRQDGGGACTPRTVASWAEDDALTSEFARYGDDGARIDDWTGGDGTHSVRLPDGRLLWLFSDTFLGRVHSPPNPVGESYAWRDMTAPMVRNSAVLMRDGRLESTLSAPLFPDPAPDQWRWPVGARVEPRTPGSTEQVVRVLLWVRTAGRSPWIYGVPTATEVATLSLPGLRLESVETVLDQREVPDPSRRVLFGTTLVEEDGWTYVFGGDDGRAVAREASRAYVARVPEGGLADPAAWEYWDGTAWQTRARPHPVLGDGQHTGVGSAFSVVREGGTYVLFTMATGVKGLTTVTSYWSCSPAGPWHGPAKEFGPALPHGGTGAYNPQTHPELSGDGRLVLSYDVNLLEPPGAGAAAMLSRNVSLYRPRFVTIRLGPGR
- the fdhD gene encoding formate dehydrogenase accessory sulfurtransferase FdhD, giving the protein MGRVTERRRVVRIRDGVVSSRPDTLVAEEPLEIRLNGKPLAITMRTPGDDFALAVGFLVSEGVLATASDLRNVVYCAGARADGVNTYNVVDVQTAPGVRIPDITLERNVYTTSSCGLCGKASLDAVRTTTRHPIADSPPLRVGPELLASLPDRLRASQRVFDRTGGLHAAALFDEAGELLDVREDVGRHNAVDKLVGRALQGGDLPLSRTVLMVSGRASFELAQKAVMAGVPVLAAVSAPSSLAVDLAAETGLTLVGFLRGSSMNVYAGEDRVVLRAAASQG